Proteins from a single region of Candidatus Brocadiia bacterium:
- the rpoC gene encoding DNA-directed RNA polymerase subunit beta', producing MEQLFDQINECNAISIKLASPEEIKRWSYGEVKKPETINYRTYRPERDGLFCERIFGPEKDFECFCGKYKGIKYKGNTCDRCGVEITVSRVRRKRMGHIQLAAPVVHIWFFKIVPSVIGNLLSIKTSALERIIYYQDFVVTEVKNKKCPLKVGQLLSDEQVAEYNERYPNEFSYDIGGRAIKTLLANLKLEDVSKELKLKSEKLSPVSQKAKEILKRHRLVKDFLESENKPEWMVMDVIPVIPPDLRPLVLLDSGNFATSDLNDLYRRLVNCNNRLKKLIELNAPEVIIRNEKRMLQQAVDVLFDNERCRRHVLDSAGRPLKSLSDMIKGKQGRFRQNLLGKRVDYSARSVIVVGPDLKLHQCGLPKRIALEIYQPFVIKRLKELGKADTIKSAKKMIESRTEDVWDVLVEVIKDHPVLLNRAPTLHRMGIQAFEPILIEGNAITVHPFVCPPFNADFDGDQMAVHLPLSWEAQLETKLLMMSSQNIFSPAHGNPVIGPTQDVVMGIHYLTLDYYEDKPADQQSGKKTAYPTYATIEEATLSYSQNKIKLHTPVMVKIEDKKVMAKGGPEKGIFGRYKTTLGRMIFNDLMPAVMPYYNYELDKKLLNQVIYDCHNKVEKEIFIKILDNIKDLGFSSVTTSGLSISKDDLRVPEEKDAIIKLAEDAVSRIENNYRKGIVTSGERYNQVIDIWTHAREKVADAMINVLKNDYRDGKRYLNPIYHMMHSGARGSIDQVRQLSGMRGLMAKPSGEIIETPIKANLREGLNILEYFSSTHGARKGLADTALKTANAGYLTRKLVDVAQNMIINIQDCGTLNGITKSVIYKGEKVETPLAQSIFGRAARDNIVDIVTDEVIVKENDLITKEIAKKIEELGYQKIRVRSPLTCEASEGLCARCYGMDLSTGKLVEEGMAVGVIAAQSIGEPGTQLTMRTFHIGGTASRAIEESQILTKNAGAIRYQNLKTATDDKGKHIVVNRNGEIAIMDSKDREIERYLIPPGATLMVADGAQVKQHTVMAEWDPHNVPILAEKAGIARFEDIVKNITMREELDPRSGIKRRVIIEHKGDRHPQIIIEDENKNVMAVYTIPEKAHIEIDEGEKVQSGMLLAKTPRELGGTQDITGGLPRVTELLEARRPKDPAVIAEIDGVVEFGEKKAGKRTIIIYNKDSDMRSDEHVIPPGKYLRVHRGDSTKAGDPLTNGPLVLQDILRINGIEALQEYLLKEIQGVYRAQSVTVNDKHIEIIISQMLRRVRIYSPGDTSFLPGTIIDKFRFQAENEKVVKKSHKPATAKPTLIGITKASLQSDSFIAAASFQETTRVLAEAAIAGRFDPLKGLKENVILGRIIPCGTGFPKYRKEDKTDADN from the coding sequence ATGGAACAATTATTCGACCAGATAAACGAGTGTAACGCTATAAGTATAAAGTTAGCTTCGCCTGAAGAAATTAAAAGATGGTCTTACGGTGAGGTCAAGAAACCGGAAACCATTAACTACCGTACCTATCGCCCCGAAAGAGACGGTCTTTTTTGCGAACGTATTTTCGGGCCGGAAAAGGATTTTGAATGCTTCTGCGGTAAATATAAAGGCATTAAATATAAGGGGAATACCTGTGATCGTTGCGGCGTGGAAATAACCGTTTCCCGCGTCCGCAGGAAAAGAATGGGCCATATCCAGCTGGCCGCGCCGGTTGTTCATATATGGTTTTTTAAGATTGTGCCGTCGGTCATCGGCAACCTTCTTAGTATAAAAACTTCAGCCCTGGAAAGAATCATATATTACCAGGATTTCGTGGTTACCGAGGTTAAGAATAAAAAGTGCCCGCTCAAAGTCGGGCAGCTGCTTTCCGATGAACAGGTCGCCGAATATAACGAACGTTATCCGAATGAATTTTCATACGATATCGGCGGCCGGGCTATCAAAACATTGTTGGCCAACCTTAAACTTGAAGACGTTTCTAAGGAACTCAAGTTAAAATCAGAAAAGCTCAGCCCGGTTTCTCAGAAAGCCAAGGAGATTCTTAAGCGCCACCGGCTGGTCAAGGACTTTTTAGAGTCCGAAAACAAGCCCGAGTGGATGGTTATGGATGTTATTCCGGTAATCCCGCCGGATTTAAGGCCGCTGGTTCTTCTGGACAGCGGTAATTTCGCCACCTCTGATTTGAATGACCTTTACAGGCGTTTGGTAAACTGCAATAATCGTCTTAAGAAACTTATCGAACTTAACGCGCCTGAAGTTATTATTCGCAATGAGAAGCGTATGCTCCAGCAGGCCGTGGACGTGCTGTTTGACAACGAACGTTGCCGGCGCCATGTTCTGGACAGCGCCGGGCGGCCGCTCAAGTCGCTTTCGGATATGATCAAAGGTAAGCAGGGCAGATTCAGGCAGAACCTGCTCGGCAAGCGCGTGGATTACTCGGCCCGTTCGGTTATCGTGGTCGGGCCTGATCTGAAACTGCACCAGTGCGGTCTGCCCAAGCGAATCGCTCTGGAAATATACCAGCCGTTTGTTATTAAGCGGCTTAAAGAACTTGGCAAGGCTGATACCATCAAGAGCGCCAAGAAGATGATTGAAAGCAGGACCGAGGATGTCTGGGATGTACTGGTTGAGGTTATCAAGGACCACCCGGTACTGTTAAACAGGGCGCCGACTCTGCATAGAATGGGCATCCAGGCGTTTGAGCCTATCCTGATAGAAGGCAACGCCATTACCGTGCATCCTTTCGTCTGTCCGCCGTTTAACGCAGACTTCGACGGTGACCAGATGGCTGTTCACCTGCCGCTTTCCTGGGAGGCCCAGCTGGAAACCAAGTTGCTGATGATGTCCAGCCAGAACATATTCTCGCCGGCGCACGGCAACCCGGTCATCGGCCCGACTCAGGATGTGGTTATGGGCATACATTATCTTACTTTGGATTATTATGAGGATAAGCCGGCCGACCAGCAATCTGGCAAGAAGACGGCATACCCGACATACGCTACCATCGAAGAAGCCACGCTGTCTTATAGCCAGAATAAAATCAAATTGCATACGCCGGTCATGGTTAAGATAGAGGATAAGAAAGTAATGGCCAAAGGCGGACCGGAAAAGGGCATTTTTGGAAGGTACAAAACGACGTTGGGTCGGATGATATTTAATGACCTGATGCCCGCCGTAATGCCTTATTATAATTATGAACTTGACAAGAAACTTCTCAACCAGGTGATTTATGACTGCCACAACAAGGTTGAGAAAGAGATTTTTATTAAAATACTTGATAACATCAAGGATCTTGGATTCAGTTCGGTAACCACCAGCGGATTATCCATTTCCAAGGACGATTTACGTGTTCCTGAGGAAAAGGATGCTATCATCAAGTTAGCTGAAGACGCGGTTAGCCGGATTGAAAATAACTATCGCAAGGGTATTGTTACTTCGGGTGAGCGTTATAACCAGGTTATCGATATCTGGACTCACGCCCGTGAAAAGGTCGCTGATGCCATGATTAACGTTTTGAAGAACGACTATCGTGACGGCAAGCGTTATCTTAACCCGATTTATCACATGATGCATTCTGGGGCGCGCGGCAGTATCGACCAGGTCCGCCAGCTTTCCGGTATGAGGGGCTTGATGGCTAAGCCGTCAGGCGAGATTATCGAGACGCCCATCAAAGCCAATCTGCGCGAAGGCTTGAACATACTGGAGTATTTCAGTTCCACGCACGGCGCGCGAAAAGGCTTGGCTGATACGGCTCTGAAAACCGCTAATGCCGGGTACCTTACCAGAAAGCTTGTCGACGTCGCCCAGAATATGATTATTAATATTCAGGATTGCGGCACGCTTAACGGCATTACCAAGAGCGTGATATACAAGGGTGAAAAAGTTGAAACTCCTCTGGCCCAGTCTATTTTCGGCCGGGCCGCCCGCGACAATATTGTTGATATCGTTACTGACGAGGTCATTGTCAAGGAAAACGATTTGATTACTAAGGAAATCGCCAAAAAGATAGAAGAACTGGGCTACCAAAAAATACGAGTCCGTTCGCCGCTGACCTGCGAGGCGTCCGAAGGGCTCTGTGCCCGTTGCTACGGGATGGACCTTTCGACCGGAAAGCTGGTTGAAGAAGGTATGGCTGTCGGCGTGATTGCCGCGCAGTCTATCGGCGAGCCCGGCACGCAGCTGACAATGAGAACGTTCCACATCGGCGGAACCGCGTCCAGGGCCATAGAAGAATCGCAGATATTGACCAAGAATGCGGGCGCTATCCGTTATCAGAATCTTAAGACCGCAACGGATGACAAAGGTAAGCATATTGTGGTTAACCGCAACGGTGAAATAGCCATAATGGACAGTAAGGATCGCGAAATAGAGCGCTACCTGATACCGCCCGGCGCGACCCTGATGGTAGCGGATGGCGCGCAGGTTAAACAGCACACCGTCATGGCCGAGTGGGATCCGCACAATGTGCCTATTCTCGCGGAAAAGGCCGGTATCGCCCGTTTTGAGGATATTGTAAAGAATATTACCATGCGTGAAGAGCTTGATCCGCGCAGTGGTATTAAGAGACGCGTTATAATAGAGCACAAAGGCGACCGCCATCCCCAGATTATTATTGAAGACGAAAACAAGAACGTCATGGCCGTATATACTATCCCGGAAAAAGCTCACATCGAAATAGATGAAGGCGAAAAGGTCCAATCCGGTATGCTTCTGGCCAAGACCCCCCGTGAATTAGGCGGAACTCAGGATATCACCGGCGGCCTGCCCCGCGTTACGGAACTCCTGGAAGCGCGCCGGCCCAAGGATCCGGCCGTTATCGCGGAAATTGACGGTGTTGTGGAATTCGGGGAAAAGAAAGCCGGCAAGCGCACCATCATCATATACAACAAAGACAGCGACATGCGGTCTGATGAGCACGTTATCCCTCCCGGTAAATACCTAAGGGTTCACAGGGGTGATTCGACCAAAGCTGGGGACCCGCTCACCAACGGTCCGCTCGTTCTTCAGGATATTTTACGGATTAACGGCATCGAAGCCCTGCAGGAATACTTGCTCAAGGAAATCCAGGGTGTTTACCGCGCCCAGAGCGTTACCGTTAACGACAAGCATATAGAGATTATCATTTCCCAGATGTTGCGCCGGGTCAGGATATATTCACCGGGCGACACCAGTTTCCTGCCCGGGACTATCATTGATAAATTCAGGTTCCAGGCGGAAAATGAAAAGGTGGTAAAGAAGAGCCACAAACCGGCTACGGCAAAGCCAACGCTTATAGGTATCACCAAGGCCAGTTTGCAGTCGGACAGCTTTATTGCGGCGGCGTCATTCCAGGAAACGACCCGGGTGTTGGCCGAAGCGGCTATCGCCGGGCGTTTTGACCCGTTGAAAGGATTGAAAGAAAACGTTATTCTTGGCCGCATCATACCGTGCGGCACAGGTTTCCCGAAGTATCGCAAGGAGGATAAAACAGATGCCGACAATTAA
- a CDS encoding lytic transglycosylase domain-containing protein, with protein MKYALLMLFLVMVIFLAVQPLPAGSQTDVGVNAGPVRVECVEAVTPCIDIDRLTEAIIEVESDGRSSCRGSKGERGLMQIRRATWKWVCRRLLKVKWDFNKDGFDSAKNRAVGRAYLLYLSEQLKSQDAVICAYNCGITNYLNNRVPQQTYEYLRRVKAIQRTIIVE; from the coding sequence ATGAAATACGCGTTATTGATGTTGTTTTTGGTGATGGTGATTTTTCTGGCTGTTCAGCCGTTGCCGGCCGGTTCGCAAACGGATGTCGGTGTTAATGCCGGGCCGGTGCGGGTGGAATGCGTTGAGGCCGTGACCCCTTGTATTGACATAGACCGGCTTACCGAGGCGATTATCGAGGTCGAAAGCGATGGCCGGTCCAGTTGCCGGGGTTCTAAGGGTGAACGCGGCCTGATGCAGATTCGGCGGGCTACCTGGAAATGGGTCTGCCGCCGTTTGCTTAAGGTTAAATGGGACTTTAACAAGGACGGTTTTGACTCCGCCAAGAATCGGGCAGTGGGCCGGGCTTACCTGCTTTATCTGTCCGAACAACTCAAATCACAGGACGCTGTTATCTGCGCCTATAACTGTGGCATTACCAACTACCTCAATAACCGCGTGCCTCAGCAAACCTATGAATACCTCCGGCGGGTTAAGGCTATCCAGAGGACTATCATAGTCGAGTAA
- a CDS encoding septum formation initiator family protein → MRDSKLSLYFWGFVLSAIIIFLITTTFTAYLKNCKLRNYSAQLQNECSALSQNNQNLQQEMAALKQDPTYTESLMRNDLKMALPGEMVIKRQN, encoded by the coding sequence ATGAGAGACAGCAAATTGTCCTTATACTTCTGGGGCTTCGTATTAAGCGCCATCATCATATTCCTAATAACCACCACATTCACGGCTTACCTCAAGAACTGCAAACTCAGGAATTACTCAGCCCAGCTCCAAAACGAATGCTCGGCGCTATCACAGAATAACCAAAACCTCCAACAGGAGATGGCGGCCCTCAAACAAGACCCTACCTACACAGAAAGTCTGATGCGCAACGATTTAAAAATGGCACTGCCCGGCGAAATGGTCATCAAAAGGCAGAATTAG
- the rpsG gene encoding 30S ribosomal protein S7, protein MPKKFKSFEHLLKPDPRFNNKAIGRFINCIMQEGKKSTAQRNFYGALDIIQKKITDIPPVEVFNKAIDNVKPAMEVRSKRIGGATYQVPVPVPSKRQMSLAVRWIITSVRKKKGKPFSVKLADEIMAAYKNEGEAIGTKINVHKMAEANRAFAHFAWSIKR, encoded by the coding sequence ATGCCTAAAAAGTTCAAATCATTCGAACATCTGCTCAAACCGGACCCAAGATTTAATAATAAGGCCATTGGTCGTTTCATTAATTGTATTATGCAGGAGGGCAAGAAGAGCACCGCCCAGCGTAATTTCTACGGCGCGTTGGATATCATCCAGAAGAAAATAACCGATATCCCGCCGGTTGAAGTGTTTAATAAGGCCATCGATAACGTCAAACCTGCCATGGAAGTGCGCTCCAAGCGCATCGGCGGCGCCACCTATCAGGTGCCGGTACCGGTGCCGTCAAAACGCCAAATGTCGTTGGCCGTGCGCTGGATTATCACATCCGTCCGCAAGAAAAAAGGCAAGCCTTTCAGCGTCAAGCTGGCCGATGAGATTATGGCCGCCTATAAGAACGAAGGCGAAGCTATCGGCACCAAGATAAATGTTCACAAGATGGCCGAAGCTAACAGGGCCTTTGCCCATTTCGCCTGGTCGATAAAGAGATAG
- the trmD gene encoding tRNA (guanosine(37)-N1)-methyltransferase TrmD encodes MLIDVVTIFPEMFERVIGTSIIGRAQEKGLVKINLHNLRDFTLDKHKKVDDKPFGGGPGMVLMVEPIARAMAYLKKSQGRARKAKAHNILLSPRGRRFNQEVARELANKGRLVMLCGHYEGFDQRVNEIADFDEISVGDFVTSGGETPAMVLIDAVVRLVPGVLGNARSLKEESFADGQTLEYPQYTRPRVYKKLKVPAVLTSGDHKEIAKWRKTHSRTKKL; translated from the coding sequence ATGCTTATTGACGTAGTTACTATCTTTCCGGAGATGTTTGAGAGGGTTATCGGAACGAGTATTATCGGGCGGGCGCAGGAAAAGGGTCTGGTTAAGATTAACCTGCATAACCTGCGCGATTTTACGTTGGATAAGCATAAAAAGGTTGATGATAAGCCGTTCGGCGGCGGGCCGGGGATGGTTCTGATGGTCGAACCTATCGCCCGGGCCATGGCTTATTTGAAGAAATCACAAGGCCGCGCCCGGAAGGCTAAAGCGCATAACATATTGCTTTCGCCGCGGGGGCGGCGGTTTAATCAGGAGGTGGCTCGGGAGCTGGCCAATAAGGGCCGGCTGGTAATGCTCTGCGGTCATTACGAAGGATTTGACCAGCGGGTTAATGAGATTGCCGATTTTGACGAAATCTCGGTAGGCGATTTTGTGACCAGCGGCGGCGAGACGCCGGCTATGGTTCTCATCGACGCGGTGGTCCGGCTGGTTCCAGGCGTGCTGGGCAATGCCCGGTCGCTTAAAGAGGAATCTTTCGCGGATGGCCAGACGCTGGAGTATCCTCAATATACCCGGCCCAGGGTTTATAAGAAATTAAAGGTGCCTGCGGTGCTTACCTCGGGTGACCATAAAGAAATAGCGAAGTGGAGGAAAACACATAGCCGGACAAAAAAGCTATAA
- a CDS encoding flavodoxin family protein, producing MKIVIINGSPKGARGNTYFMAEAFSEGVRDAGAEAEIINLAGKNIRNCLGCYDCWIKTPGVCSIKDDMAELLEKMKTADVLGYATPLYVDNVTGLMKNFMDRTIPVLDPHFNKDSGGECIHPGVWGKEPPKILVISNSGFPEIGHF from the coding sequence ATGAAGATAGTCATCATAAACGGCAGTCCCAAAGGCGCCCGCGGCAACACCTATTTTATGGCTGAGGCCTTCTCCGAAGGCGTCCGCGATGCCGGCGCCGAGGCGGAGATTATTAACCTGGCCGGTAAAAACATCCGCAACTGCCTGGGCTGTTACGACTGCTGGATAAAAACACCAGGCGTTTGTTCTATAAAAGACGATATGGCCGAACTGCTGGAAAAGATGAAGACCGCCGACGTCCTCGGCTACGCCACGCCCCTTTACGTCGATAATGTCACCGGCCTGATGAAGAACTTTATGGACCGGACCATACCCGTGCTCGACCCGCATTTTAACAAGGACTCCGGCGGCGAGTGTATCCATCCCGGCGTCTGGGGCAAGGAACCGCCTAAGATACTGGTCATCTCCAACAGCGGGTTTCCGGAGATAGGGCATTTTTAG
- the rplS gene encoding 50S ribosomal protein L19 produces the protein MSFSIEQLQQENVKKGRGKNFQVGDTVDVHVKIKEGDRERIQIFTGVVIGRKGSGIGETFTVRRLVQGEGVERVFPMHAPVVASIVVKRKGKVRRAKLHYLRDRVGKSARVRELLGIIPGAEELEAAAPTDEAKVEPAVAEAKPEPKAEPKTEKKA, from the coding sequence ATGAGTTTCAGTATCGAACAGTTACAGCAGGAAAATGTTAAAAAGGGACGGGGCAAGAATTTTCAGGTGGGCGACACAGTTGATGTTCACGTAAAGATTAAAGAAGGCGACCGGGAAAGAATCCAGATATTCACGGGCGTGGTTATCGGCCGCAAGGGCAGTGGTATCGGCGAGACATTCACGGTCCGCCGTCTGGTCCAGGGCGAGGGAGTGGAACGGGTATTTCCGATGCACGCGCCGGTGGTGGCCAGTATTGTGGTTAAGCGTAAGGGCAAGGTCCGCCGGGCGAAACTGCATTACCTGCGTGACCGGGTGGGTAAATCGGCCCGGGTTAGGGAACTCCTGGGCATTATCCCGGGTGCTGAGGAATTAGAGGCTGCTGCCCCGACGGATGAGGCAAAGGTTGAGCCGGCCGTGGCAGAGGCTAAGCCGGAGCCCAAGGCTGAACCTAAAACAGAGAAAAAGGCTTAG
- the fusA gene encoding elongation factor G, giving the protein MNLNLLRNIGIIAHIDAGKTTLTERILYYTGKEYKIGQVDDGTATMDWMEEERQRGITITSATTTCYWTPILFKAPDIGQYRINIIDTPGHVDFTAEVERSLRVLDGAIGVFCGVGGVEAQSETVWHQANRYHVPRIAFVNKLDRVGSDFFSVVKQMKSKLHTIPCPVQIPIGKESCFAGVIDLVQMKAIVFTGDSRPENDDYVVEEIPADCLEQAKAARENMIMLLADKVESLVDAYLKGEHLGPEQIMPALRQATLTGKITPVYCGSAISNIGIQPLLDAICYLLPSPPDVKIAHGFDPASHKPFERQLVPSEPVSALVFKSMTDQYGELNYLRIYSGKLAEGLALFNPRNGKKERINKMFLMHSNQRQQIKEAEAGEIVAVIGLKHTATGDTLCDKDKPIIYEKISFPQTVVSMAIEPKSSGDRDKLVEAINKLAHDDPTLQVKSDEETGQLIVSGMGELHLEIIKNRITRDFNIPASVGEPRVAYKETITQPAEGQAEFNRQVGEKQHYAKVVIRIEPDSANLQPTIICQPIPNKVPVQYIRAVEDGLAGSVMSGEVAGYPLIYLKITLIDGAFNSAASSDVAFQAAGAMAMKDALSKTKGVVLEPIMKFDVVVPEEYMGEIIHDLNKRRATIEEVDSTTTTKIIKGKIPIAQTFGYATTLRSLTSGRGSHSLEPAEYHPVESDR; this is encoded by the coding sequence ATGAATCTTAACCTGCTCAGAAATATCGGTATCATCGCCCATATAGACGCCGGCAAAACCACGCTTACCGAGCGCATACTCTATTACACCGGTAAGGAATACAAGATAGGCCAAGTGGACGACGGCACCGCTACCATGGATTGGATGGAAGAAGAACGCCAGCGCGGCATCACCATCACCTCAGCCACCACCACCTGTTACTGGACTCCGATCCTGTTCAAGGCGCCGGACATAGGCCAATATCGCATTAACATCATTGATACGCCCGGGCACGTGGATTTTACCGCCGAGGTCGAGCGTTCCCTGCGCGTCCTGGATGGCGCTATCGGCGTCTTCTGCGGCGTCGGTGGAGTCGAAGCCCAGTCCGAAACTGTCTGGCATCAGGCTAACCGCTACCACGTCCCGCGCATAGCTTTTGTCAATAAGCTCGACCGGGTCGGCTCGGACTTCTTCTCCGTGGTCAAACAAATGAAGTCAAAGCTTCATACCATTCCCTGCCCGGTCCAGATTCCTATCGGCAAGGAAAGCTGTTTCGCCGGCGTGATAGACCTGGTTCAAATGAAAGCCATTGTTTTTACCGGCGACAGCCGGCCTGAAAACGATGATTATGTCGTCGAAGAGATTCCGGCCGACTGCCTGGAGCAGGCAAAAGCGGCCCGGGAAAATATGATAATGCTTCTGGCCGACAAGGTCGAATCGTTAGTTGACGCCTACCTCAAGGGAGAACATCTTGGGCCGGAACAGATTATGCCGGCCTTAAGGCAGGCCACCCTAACCGGCAAAATAACGCCGGTCTATTGCGGTTCGGCTATCAGCAATATCGGCATACAACCGCTTCTTGATGCCATCTGCTACCTGCTTCCTTCACCGCCCGACGTTAAAATAGCGCATGGGTTTGACCCGGCTTCGCACAAGCCTTTTGAACGCCAGCTGGTTCCTTCCGAACCTGTTTCGGCGCTGGTCTTTAAGTCTATGACCGACCAGTATGGTGAGCTTAACTACCTGAGGATATATTCCGGCAAGCTGGCCGAAGGCCTGGCCCTGTTCAACCCGCGCAACGGAAAAAAGGAGCGGATTAACAAGATGTTCCTGATGCACTCCAACCAGCGCCAGCAGATAAAAGAAGCCGAAGCCGGCGAAATCGTGGCCGTCATCGGGCTTAAGCACACCGCTACCGGCGACACCCTCTGCGATAAGGACAAGCCCATCATCTATGAGAAAATATCATTCCCCCAGACCGTGGTTTCGATGGCCATAGAACCCAAATCATCCGGCGACCGCGACAAGCTGGTGGAGGCAATTAACAAGCTGGCCCACGACGACCCGACCCTGCAGGTCAAGTCCGACGAGGAAACCGGACAGTTGATTGTCTCCGGCATGGGTGAACTGCATCTGGAAATCATCAAGAACCGGATAACCCGCGATTTTAATATCCCGGCCAGCGTCGGCGAACCGCGCGTGGCCTATAAGGAAACCATCACCCAGCCGGCCGAAGGCCAGGCCGAATTTAACCGCCAGGTGGGCGAAAAACAGCATTACGCCAAGGTCGTCATCCGGATTGAACCGGATTCGGCCAACCTCCAGCCGACCATCATCTGCCAGCCCATACCCAACAAGGTCCCGGTCCAGTATATCCGCGCCGTTGAAGACGGCCTGGCCGGCAGTGTTATGTCCGGCGAAGTGGCCGGTTATCCGCTGATATACCTAAAGATTACCCTGATTGACGGCGCGTTCAATTCGGCCGCCTCGTCAGACGTCGCCTTCCAGGCCGCCGGGGCGATGGCCATGAAAGACGCTTTGTCCAAAACCAAAGGCGTGGTGCTCGAGCCGATAATGAAGTTCGACGTCGTCGTGCCCGAAGAATATATGGGTGAGATTATTCACGACCTCAATAAGCGCCGGGCCACCATCGAAGAAGTCGATTCGACCACCACCACTAAGATAATCAAGGGTAAGATACCCATCGCCCAGACCTTTGGTTATGCTACTACCTTGCGTTCATTGACCAGCGGGCGCGGCTCGCACTCGCTCGAGCCGGCTGAATACCACCCGGTCGAGTCGGATAGATAA
- the rpsL gene encoding 30S ribosomal protein S12, translated as MPTINQLVKSGRRQPKYKSKSPVLDKCPLKRGVCLIVKTMTPKKPNSALRKVARVRLSNNKEVTVYIPGEGHNLQEHSIVMVRGGRVRDLPGVRYHVVRGKLDCGGVENRKKSRSRYGTKKSK; from the coding sequence ATGCCGACAATTAATCAATTAGTAAAATCAGGCCGCAGACAGCCCAAATACAAATCCAAATCTCCGGTTCTTGATAAATGCCCGCTCAAGCGCGGCGTTTGCCTGATAGTCAAAACAATGACTCCTAAGAAACCCAACTCGGCCCTGAGAAAAGTTGCCAGGGTTAGGCTTTCAAATAACAAGGAAGTCACGGTTTATATCCCGGGTGAAGGGCACAATCTTCAGGAGCACTCGATTGTTATGGTTCGGGGCGGACGCGTCAGGGATTTGCCCGGCGTGCGCTACCACGTGGTCAGGGGCAAGCTTGACTGCGGCGGCGTGGAAAACCGCAAGAAGAGCCGCTCTCGTTACGGAACTAAAAAATCTAAGTAA
- the ruvB gene encoding Holliday junction branch migration DNA helicase RuvB: MTRIVSRLKSEEDVTLDNTLRPSTFGEFIGQPKIVSNLKIYIEAAKKRSEALDHILFSGLPGLGKTTLAYLVARSLGTNIKSVAGPALEKPADLAGLLTNLKKADVLFIDEIHRIPTIVEEYLYSAIEDFVLNIMIDQGPHARSVQINLAPFTLIGATTREGLLSEPMRSRFGIFEKLGPYPDEELVEIIKRSSKILGVKGDDDSFKLIAQRSRGTPRIANRILKRIRDLAQIKSDNVISRRIADEGLGMLGIDECGLDDTDRKILKTLILHNGGPIGLKTIAVSIGEEEGTVEDVYEPYLIKCGFLEKTPKGRKATALAYKHLKETPPAQDNLF; this comes from the coding sequence ATGACTCGTATCGTTTCCCGGTTAAAGAGCGAGGAAGACGTAACGCTGGACAATACATTACGGCCTTCCACCTTCGGGGAATTCATCGGCCAGCCTAAGATAGTCAGTAACCTTAAAATCTACATTGAAGCCGCCAAGAAGCGGAGCGAAGCACTGGACCATATCCTTTTTTCCGGCCTGCCCGGACTGGGCAAAACTACTCTGGCTTACCTGGTGGCCCGTTCGTTGGGAACTAATATCAAATCCGTGGCCGGACCGGCGCTGGAAAAACCGGCTGATTTGGCCGGGTTGTTGACCAACCTGAAGAAAGCCGATGTGCTTTTCATAGACGAAATACACCGGATACCGACCATTGTAGAGGAATACCTCTATTCGGCAATTGAGGATTTTGTGCTCAATATTATGATAGACCAGGGCCCGCACGCCCGTTCGGTCCAGATAAACCTGGCGCCGTTTACTCTCATCGGCGCGACTACGCGCGAGGGTTTATTGAGCGAGCCGATGCGCAGCCGGTTCGGGATATTTGAGAAACTCGGGCCGTACCCGGATGAGGAATTGGTTGAGATAATAAAACGGTCGTCCAAGATTTTGGGCGTTAAGGGCGATGACGATTCGTTCAAGCTGATAGCCCAGCGCAGCCGGGGTACGCCCCGGATTGCCAACCGGATACTCAAGCGCATACGCGACCTGGCCCAGATTAAATCTGATAACGTTATTTCACGCCGGATTGCCGACGAAGGTTTGGGTATGCTCGGGATTGACGAATGCGGGCTGGATGACACGGACCGGAAGATACTCAAAACGCTGATATTACATAACGGCGGACCGATCGGGTTGAAAACCATTGCCGTTTCGATAGGCGAGGAAGAGGGCACTGTGGAAGATGTTTATGAACCATACCTGATAAAGTGCGGTTTCCTGGAAAAGACGCCCAAGGGGCGCAAGGCCACTGCTTTGGCATATAAACACCTCAAAGAAACACCTCCGGCACAGGACAACCTGTTTTAA